From a single Calothrix sp. NIES-2098 genomic region:
- a CDS encoding GTP-binding protein HSR1-related protein, whose product MSLTQNYKLNIIQWYPGHIAKAEKNLKEQLKRVDVVLEVRDARIPLATHHPQINEWVGTKTRLLVLNRLDMISPQVRSLWTDYFKRQGEVAYFTNAQHGKGITAVLKAAQAAGVELNLRRRDRGMLPRPVRAVVIGFPNVGKSALINRLLGKRVVESAARPGVTRQLRWVRISDQLELLDAPGVIPLKLEDQEAAIKLAICDDIGEASYDNQLVAAELVNVLNYLQDVATDLLPKKPLEARYELDSSPHTGEAYLHALAEHRYKGDVERAARQLLTDYRKGLLGEIPLELPPN is encoded by the coding sequence ATGTCTCTAACTCAAAACTATAAATTAAACATTATCCAATGGTATCCAGGTCACATTGCTAAGGCTGAAAAGAACCTCAAAGAACAGCTAAAGCGAGTAGATGTGGTACTAGAAGTACGAGATGCGCGGATTCCCTTAGCGACACACCATCCCCAAATTAATGAGTGGGTGGGAACTAAGACGCGGTTGTTAGTGCTGAATCGATTAGATATGATTTCTCCGCAAGTGCGATCGCTCTGGACAGATTACTTTAAACGTCAGGGAGAAGTAGCTTATTTTACCAATGCTCAACACGGTAAAGGTATAACAGCTGTGTTAAAAGCAGCACAAGCAGCAGGAGTAGAACTCAATCTAAGAAGACGCGATCGCGGAATGTTACCTCGTCCAGTTCGTGCGGTGGTGATTGGTTTTCCTAATGTGGGTAAATCAGCGTTAATTAACCGTTTGTTGGGAAAACGGGTAGTAGAAAGTGCGGCTCGTCCTGGTGTGACTCGTCAATTGCGCTGGGTAAGAATTTCCGACCAGTTAGAATTATTAGATGCTCCTGGTGTAATTCCTCTAAAGTTAGAAGACCAAGAAGCTGCAATTAAATTAGCTATTTGCGATGACATTGGTGAAGCATCTTATGATAATCAGCTAGTAGCAGCAGAACTCGTAAATGTACTAAATTATCTGCAAGATGTAGCTACAGATTTATTACCAAAAAAACCTTTAGAAGCACGCTATGAACTTGACTCTTCACCTCATACAGGAGAAGCATACTTACACGCTTTAGCAGAACATCGCTATAAAGGTGATGTCGAAAGAGCAGCAAGGCAATTATTAACAGATTATCGTAAAGGGTTATTAGGTGAAATTCCCTTGGAATTACCACCAAACTAA
- a CDS encoding cyclase family protein: MQKFGFLCLAIFFTLLLCLSINAAQPQPQPPLWQVYQQSLKTAKYVDLTHTITPNIPVWSGFGTSKFEPTINPKTLQPYNYKKDGFEATHYDLSTDQLGTQLDPPAHWNPNYPAIDELPATFAVRPLVVIPIQDKVAQNPNYHLMVKDIQAWERRHGRIPEGSVVFVRSDWSKEWPNPELATRTKFPGVSLDALKFLHLQRHILFHGHEPLDTDSTPTLEGEAWLLHNGYTQAEGVTNLDRVPETGALVAIGYPKFKGGLGGYARYIAICPPSWPYGVSVGQIPESPLQKADKPLHWDKQLGVRVR; encoded by the coding sequence ATGCAAAAATTTGGCTTTTTATGTTTAGCAATCTTCTTTACCCTGCTGCTGTGCTTATCCATTAATGCTGCACAACCGCAACCCCAACCTCCTTTATGGCAGGTATATCAACAGTCTTTAAAAACAGCCAAATATGTTGACCTTACCCATACAATTACACCTAATATTCCTGTATGGTCAGGATTTGGTACTTCTAAATTTGAACCTACAATTAATCCTAAAACTCTGCAACCATATAATTACAAAAAAGATGGCTTTGAAGCTACCCATTATGACTTATCTACCGATCAATTAGGTACTCAACTCGATCCGCCTGCACATTGGAATCCTAATTATCCGGCTATTGATGAGTTACCTGCAACATTTGCTGTGCGTCCTTTGGTAGTGATTCCCATCCAAGACAAAGTAGCTCAAAACCCGAACTATCATCTTATGGTGAAGGACATTCAGGCTTGGGAACGCAGGCATGGTAGGATTCCTGAAGGCTCGGTTGTGTTTGTGCGTTCTGACTGGTCTAAGGAATGGCCAAATCCAGAACTAGCTACTAGAACTAAGTTTCCTGGGGTAAGTCTTGATGCTCTCAAGTTCCTACACTTACAACGTCATATCTTGTTTCACGGACATGAACCCCTGGATACAGATAGTACGCCAACCTTGGAAGGAGAAGCATGGTTGTTGCATAACGGCTATACTCAAGCCGAAGGTGTGACCAATCTCGATCGCGTACCGGAAACAGGTGCGCTCGTAGCAATTGGATATCCTAAATTTAAAGGAGGTTTAGGAGGCTATGCCCGTTATATTGCTATCTGTCCCCCAAGCTGGCCTTATGGTGTATCGGTAGGTCAAATACCAGAATCTCCTCTACAAAAAGCAGATAAACCACTCCACTGGGATAAACAGCTTGGTGTTCGAGTCAGATAA
- a CDS encoding signal peptidase I, with protein sequence MASHESDVKDTPASSKIWRSSQENLILIAIALCLAFAIRTFIAEPRYIPSDSMLPTLHTGDRLVVEKISYRFHPPKTGDIIVFQPPEELQRRGYPQDQAFIKRVIGEPKEVVSVAQGKVYLNGKALQEDYIAEPPNNPYPPHTVPEGEFFVMGDNRNDSNDSRYWGFLPKKNIIGRATFRFWPLNRFGFI encoded by the coding sequence ATGGCTTCTCACGAAAGTGATGTAAAAGATACTCCAGCGTCGTCAAAAATATGGCGTAGTTCGCAGGAAAATCTAATTTTAATTGCGATCGCTTTATGTTTGGCATTTGCGATTAGGACTTTTATTGCCGAACCGCGCTACATTCCTTCTGATTCAATGTTACCCACCTTACATACAGGCGATCGCCTGGTTGTCGAAAAAATCTCTTACCGTTTTCACCCTCCCAAAACTGGGGACATTATTGTTTTTCAGCCACCAGAAGAACTTCAACGTCGGGGATATCCTCAAGACCAAGCTTTTATTAAGCGGGTAATTGGCGAACCAAAAGAAGTAGTCAGCGTTGCGCAGGGGAAAGTTTACCTCAACGGTAAAGCTTTGCAAGAAGACTACATTGCTGAACCACCAAATAATCCTTACCCGCCACACACAGTTCCCGAAGGCGAGTTTTTTGTTATGGGTGATAATCGTAACGATAGTAACGATTCTCGCTACTGGGGTTTTTTACCGAAAAAAAATATCATTGGTCGAGCCACATTTCGCTTTTGGCCGCTCAACCGATTTGGATTTATTTAA
- a CDS encoding TM2 domain-containing protein: protein MLTKRKSRSVAAILAFSGTLTISGLHKFYLGQPVWGVLYVLLSWTPIPKVASAIEGVWYLAQDEEAFDRNFNFGKSAIKSSQQVSNHVGALAEALRELDALRQDGLISEYEFEQKRRQLLDQIS, encoded by the coding sequence ATGTTAACTAAGCGCAAAAGCCGCAGCGTTGCCGCTATTTTAGCTTTTTCGGGTACGCTGACAATTTCAGGATTACATAAGTTTTATTTGGGACAGCCTGTTTGGGGAGTGTTATACGTTTTGCTTTCTTGGACTCCCATTCCCAAGGTAGCTAGCGCCATTGAAGGAGTTTGGTACTTAGCTCAAGACGAAGAAGCTTTCGATCGCAATTTTAATTTTGGTAAGTCAGCAATCAAGAGTTCGCAACAAGTCAGCAATCATGTTGGCGCACTGGCGGAAGCTTTGCGCGAGTTAGATGCGTTGCGCCAAGATGGACTAATTTCTGAGTACGAATTTGAGCAAAAGCGCCGCCAGTTGCTAGACCAAATTTCTTAA
- a CDS encoding heat shock protein DnaJ domain-containing protein: MKVRLKESNNVQPVLKKYAQRHYQRGIQYANLANWTRAVEELRDAIKLEPKNSDYHALLGVVHLQQNFPGMATVYIRQALKLNPQHPLALKYAAKLNIIPGKNANPTSLATSVSIAALLSLFVARQQS; this comes from the coding sequence GTGAAAGTGAGATTAAAAGAAAGCAATAATGTTCAACCAGTTCTGAAAAAATATGCTCAACGTCATTACCAACGAGGTATTCAGTATGCCAACCTAGCAAACTGGACAAGAGCGGTAGAAGAACTGCGCGATGCTATCAAGCTAGAACCAAAAAACAGTGACTATCATGCATTACTCGGAGTTGTGCATCTTCAACAAAATTTTCCGGGAATGGCAACAGTTTATATTCGTCAAGCTTTAAAGCTAAATCCCCAACATCCGCTAGCTTTAAAGTATGCTGCCAAGTTGAACATTATCCCAGGTAAAAATGCCAATCCCACATCGCTGGCAACATCTGTGAGTATAGCCGCTTTATTAAGTTTGTTTGTAGCGCGACAACAGTCTTGA
- a CDS encoding 1A family penicillin-binding protein yields MSSRTFEDKEAQNKASSGFEFLKGVGQVAGGTLLSITMLTSSIVAGGLVGLAISFRNLPDVRQLRNFFPSETTYIYDLKGKLLTSVHGEANREVVPLDKISPNLKRAVLASEDSHFYNHHGINPTGVGRAIVVNSIAGGVKEGGSTITMQLVKNIFLSQKRAFTRKLAEAVLAIRLEQILSKDQILEMYLNQVYWGHNNYGVQTAARSYFNKSSEFLTIGESAMMAGLIQAPEEFSPFVSMKLAKQKQKEVLGRMLDLNWISQQEYDDALKQEIKLGKIRSFQGSALPYVTNTVAQELAKKFGRDALLKGGMRVQTTVDADFQKMAEQTVAKWHETLQGEGLSKNQMALVAIDPRTHFVKALVGGVDPKTSEFNRATQAQRQPGSSFKPFVYYTAFASGKFTPDTTVVDEPVSYRDGDGWYYPKNYDGSFGGAMSIRTALSQSRNIPVIKVGKSVGMNKVIETCRTLGIMSPMEPVTSLPLGAIGVTPLEMASAYATFANYGWQSPPTVIARVTDSSGNVLLDNTPKPQLVLDPWASAAIINVMQSVITSGTGKNAAIDRPAAGKTGTTSSEKDIWFVGTVPQLTTAVWVGRDDNRQLAHGATGGVMVAPIWRDFMQKALKDVPVESFKSPSQFTRPKSQ; encoded by the coding sequence GTGTCGTCTAGGACTTTTGAAGACAAGGAAGCCCAAAATAAGGCTTCATCAGGTTTTGAGTTTTTGAAAGGAGTAGGTCAGGTAGCTGGCGGAACTCTATTATCAATCACGATGCTGACAAGTTCAATTGTAGCGGGTGGATTGGTGGGCTTGGCTATTAGTTTCCGTAATTTGCCGGATGTCAGGCAATTACGTAACTTCTTTCCTTCAGAAACTACTTATATTTATGACTTAAAAGGCAAACTCTTAACAAGCGTTCATGGGGAAGCTAACCGAGAAGTTGTACCTCTAGATAAAATTTCCCCAAATCTGAAACGGGCAGTCTTAGCAAGCGAAGATAGTCATTTCTACAATCACCACGGTATAAATCCTACTGGTGTGGGTCGTGCCATAGTTGTTAACTCGATAGCTGGTGGAGTCAAAGAAGGCGGCTCTACCATCACCATGCAGCTGGTGAAAAATATATTTTTATCTCAAAAGCGAGCCTTTACCCGCAAGTTAGCGGAAGCAGTGTTGGCAATTCGCTTAGAGCAAATTCTTTCCAAAGACCAAATATTGGAAATGTACCTCAATCAAGTTTATTGGGGTCATAACAACTATGGCGTGCAAACAGCAGCACGCAGTTACTTTAACAAGTCTTCAGAATTTTTAACGATCGGTGAATCGGCGATGATGGCCGGTTTGATTCAAGCACCAGAAGAATTTAGCCCATTTGTCAGCATGAAGCTGGCCAAACAGAAACAAAAGGAAGTTTTAGGGCGAATGCTGGACTTGAATTGGATTAGTCAGCAAGAGTACGATGATGCCCTCAAGCAAGAAATCAAACTTGGTAAGATTAGGTCGTTTCAAGGTAGTGCCTTACCTTATGTGACTAATACTGTAGCCCAAGAATTAGCGAAGAAGTTCGGGCGCGATGCACTGCTCAAAGGTGGAATGCGAGTCCAAACCACAGTGGATGCTGACTTCCAAAAAATGGCAGAGCAAACGGTTGCTAAGTGGCATGAAACACTCCAAGGCGAAGGTTTATCTAAAAATCAAATGGCCCTGGTGGCAATTGACCCCCGGACGCATTTTGTCAAAGCTTTGGTAGGTGGCGTAGATCCTAAAACTAGCGAATTCAATCGTGCTACCCAAGCTCAACGTCAGCCGGGTTCTTCTTTCAAGCCTTTTGTTTATTACACCGCCTTTGCTTCTGGAAAGTTTACACCAGACACAACTGTTGTAGATGAGCCAGTTAGTTATCGAGATGGTGACGGTTGGTACTATCCGAAAAACTATGATGGTAGTTTTGGCGGAGCAATGTCAATTCGTACTGCTCTCTCACAGTCGCGCAATATCCCCGTAATCAAGGTAGGTAAGTCTGTGGGGATGAATAAAGTGATCGAAACTTGTCGCACCTTGGGGATTATGAGTCCAATGGAGCCTGTGACTTCTTTGCCTCTAGGAGCAATTGGTGTCACACCTCTAGAAATGGCTAGTGCCTATGCTACCTTTGCCAATTATGGCTGGCAGTCACCACCAACGGTAATTGCCCGTGTTACTGATAGTAGCGGTAACGTTCTCCTAGATAACACACCGAAACCCCAGCTAGTTCTCGATCCTTGGGCATCGGCAGCAATTATTAATGTTATGCAATCGGTAATTACCAGTGGTACTGGTAAAAATGCTGCTATAGATCGCCCCGCAGCCGGTAAGACAGGCACAACATCCTCAGAAAAAGATATTTGGTTTGTAGGTACAGTGCCTCAGTTAACTACTGCTGTTTGGGTGGGTAGGGACGACAATAGACAATTAGCCCACGGTGCTACTGGTGGTGTCATGGTAGCTCCCATCTGGCGAGACTTTATGCAAAAAGCACTGAAGGATGTACCTGTAGAGAGCTTTAAATCGCCCTCTCAGTTTACTCGCCCTAAATCCCAATAA
- the tyrS gene encoding tyrosyl tRNA synthetase — protein sequence MNTTNLTSSAQNLINSESPSMVQDFAWLRRGIVEIFPQPTDADSESESLEKRLANTSRPLRVKLGIDPTGADIHLGHSIPVRKLRAFQDAGHTAVLIIGDFTARIGDPTGKSEVRRQLTEAEVAQNAQTYLDQVRPILDFDTPGRLEIRYNSEWLSRLDLGKILELLSTMTVGQMLAKEGFAERYKKENPIFLHEFLYPLMQGYDSVAVEADVELGGTDQKFNIAVGRDLQRHFGQKPQFGVLLPILIGTDGVQKMSKSLDNYVGLSEHPSDKYQKLQGVPDNLLEQYFELLTDLALEKLPPNPRDRQLLLAWEVVKQYHGEAAASKAKEAADSGGKAGAVPEFSLAGIPQFPVKLAYLLNASGLCKSSGEGKRKIQEGGVYLDGDRITNVDTTFAQPEELSGRVLQVGKNKFVRLVP from the coding sequence GTGAATACAACCAACCTAACTTCTTCAGCCCAAAACTTAATTAATAGCGAATCTCCTAGTATGGTGCAAGATTTTGCTTGGTTGCGTCGTGGGATTGTGGAAATTTTCCCACAACCAACTGATGCTGACAGCGAAAGTGAAAGCTTAGAAAAGCGCTTGGCAAATACAAGCAGACCTTTAAGGGTCAAATTGGGCATCGATCCAACAGGTGCTGATATTCATCTTGGTCATAGCATACCGGTAAGAAAACTGCGAGCTTTTCAAGATGCAGGTCATACAGCAGTTCTAATTATTGGGGATTTTACGGCTCGCATTGGCGATCCGACTGGTAAATCTGAGGTGCGTCGCCAACTGACAGAGGCAGAGGTAGCGCAAAATGCCCAGACTTATCTCGATCAAGTACGTCCTATATTGGATTTTGACACACCTGGCAGATTAGAGATACGGTACAACTCCGAATGGCTCTCCCGCCTGGATTTGGGAAAAATCTTAGAGTTACTCTCGACGATGACGGTGGGGCAGATGTTAGCCAAGGAAGGATTTGCAGAACGTTATAAAAAAGAGAATCCGATTTTCCTCCATGAGTTCCTTTATCCGTTAATGCAGGGCTATGATTCGGTGGCTGTTGAGGCGGATGTGGAGTTAGGCGGAACTGACCAGAAATTTAACATTGCGGTAGGGCGAGATTTACAACGTCATTTTGGGCAAAAGCCCCAGTTTGGAGTACTGCTACCGATTCTAATTGGTACGGATGGCGTGCAAAAAATGTCTAAGTCCCTAGATAATTATGTGGGCTTATCAGAACATCCATCCGATAAATATCAAAAGTTGCAGGGAGTACCAGATAACCTGCTAGAACAGTATTTTGAGCTACTAACAGATTTAGCTTTGGAGAAATTGCCCCCAAACCCACGCGATCGCCAATTACTTCTAGCATGGGAAGTTGTGAAACAATATCACGGGGAAGCGGCAGCAAGTAAGGCGAAAGAAGCAGCCGATAGCGGTGGTAAAGCAGGTGCAGTCCCAGAATTTTCTTTAGCTGGCATACCCCAGTTTCCCGTCAAGTTGGCTTACCTACTGAATGCCAGTGGCTTGTGCAAAAGTAGCGGCGAAGGTAAGCGGAAAATTCAAGAAGGTGGGGTGTATTTAGATGGCGATCGCATTACTAATGTGGATACCACATTTGCCCAACCTGAGGAATTATCTGGCAGAGTGCTGCAAGTAGGGAAAAACAAATTTGTGCGCTTAGTACCATGA